The following coding sequences are from one Lolium rigidum isolate FL_2022 chromosome 6, APGP_CSIRO_Lrig_0.1, whole genome shotgun sequence window:
- the LOC124668467 gene encoding heavy metal-associated isoprenylated plant protein 37-like translates to MTKDEDFKLVKIQTHVLRVNIHCDGCRHKVKKMLQKIEGVYSVAIDVDNHKVTVTGNVDSETLIRKLTRGGKHAELWSHQKGGSNNQGHHKGNNNNQQKQQQQQHQKQAANPSKDGNNKNSNISHKDQGGKHGGVGNLIQGLKAFKSQHNKHQLPELSSEDDDDMYDDDEDDDDDEFDDDYEDELRFLGDKVSQLGILRQQAAAANVKNKNGNGANVNNNQSNGKKGGGGAAVGNHHQNQKMNMAAGANGKLGNGAQKSTGGINGLMGLNHGLGAGGAASGGYTGGYSHPSYAATGYGGLQQQHLQQQQNSNLMASMQSGFHNNPAAAAAMMRGLNGNMMMHQPQPQPQMMYHRSPQISPYTAYYNPYSYYYQQPAGSGSAYHPTGAGTGDVETMFSDENTKGCVVM, encoded by the exons ATGACCAAAGATGAGGATTTCAAGCTGGTCAAGATCCAG ACCCATGTCTTGAGGGTGAACATACACTGTGATGGGTGCAGGCACAAGGTGAAGAAGATGCTCCAGAAGATTGAAG GCGTCTACTCGGTGGCCATCGATGTGGACAACCACAAGGTCACGGTGACTGGCAATGTGGACTCTGAGACACTGATCAGGAAGCTCACCAGAGGAGGCAAGCACGCAGAGCTGTGGTCACATCAGAAGGGCGGCAGCAACAACCAGGGCCACCACAagggcaacaacaacaaccagcagaagcagcagcaacagcagcatcagAAGCAGGCTGCCAACCCAAGCAAGGATGGCAACAACAAGAACAGCAACATCAGCCACAAGGACCAGGGCGGCAAGCATGGTGGAGTTGGGAACCTCATTCAGGGCCTCAAGGCCTTCAAGAGCCAGCACAACAAGCACCAGCTCCCTGAGCTGAgctcggaggacgacgacgacatgtatgatgatgacgaagatgatgacgatgacgagtttGACGATGACTATGAAGACGAGCTCCGCTTCCTCGGGGACAAGGTGAGCCAGCTCGGCATCCTCAGGCAGCAGGCTGCGGCGGCCAATGTCAAGAACAAGAACGGCAATGGTGCCAATGTCAACAATAACCAGAGCAACGGAAAGAAAGGGGGTGGTGGTGCCGCGGTGGGAAACCACCACCAGAATCAGAAGATGAACATGGCTGCGGGGGCGAATGGCAAGCTGGGGAATGGTGCTCAGAAGAGCACCGGCGGCATCAATGGCTTGATGGGCCTGAACCATGGCCTGGGGGCAGGAGGCGCTGCTTCTGGGGGCTACACAGGCGGCTACAGCCACCCATCTTATGCTGCCACCGGCTATGGAGGGCTTCAGCAACAGCACCTCCAGCAGCAGCAGAACAGCAACCTCATGGCGAGCATGCAGTCCGGGTTCCATAACAACCCGGCAGCCGCGGCGGCGATGATGAGGGGCCTGAACGGCAACATGATGATGCACCAGCCGCAGCCACAGCCGCAGATGATGTACCACCGGTCTCCCCAGATCAGCCCGTACACCGCCTACTACAACCCGTACAGCTACTACTACCAACAACCTGCGGGCAGCGGCTCTGCTTACCATCCCACCGGCGCCGGCACTGGGGATGTTGAGACCATGTTCAGTGACGAGAACACCAAGGGCTGTGTTGTCATGTAG